Proteins from a genomic interval of Desulfovibrio piger:
- a CDS encoding MFS transporter: MTPTYDNMSREERRTLHGVVISVIAGQLLAPFMHSGVAVMLPSIGRELHASGAQLGLVGTVYCLALAIFHLVMGRAGDKWGRKRVCLCGMLLLTSAVTATVFCPGIETVIGLRFLQGMGTATVNTCALTMMVACSPPNLRGRIFGLTMTSVYLGLAVGPVVGGYMDTTFGWRSLFGVLGGVGAFSCIVMSVFVRREWKEKPEAPYDWAGLCLFAGGMTAFVMGTVGPVPPAVAPFCAGAGLLGIVLFGMHQTRLTSTEPLLDVKHLLHNRVFVLSNIASLAMFSSLFAITFFFSLYLQYVKGYSARDAGFVLFAEPLAQLAFTAIAGVMADKHGAERIALIGAGVGAVSLGLGTFLDAGSALWQLYLILCLNGLSIALFSAPNTVVIMGSVAPQHMSQASGLVGTVRTMGMLCSMMIATGLVRWHIGDAPISSGNIPDLLAAMHQAFFMFAAMCTISILCSVGRMKR, translated from the coding sequence ATGACGCCAACCTATGACAACATGTCCCGTGAAGAACGCAGAACGCTGCATGGCGTCGTCATCTCCGTCATCGCGGGGCAGCTCCTAGCTCCGTTCATGCACTCCGGCGTTGCCGTGATGCTGCCTTCCATAGGGCGGGAACTGCATGCCAGCGGCGCCCAGCTCGGTCTTGTGGGGACCGTTTACTGCCTGGCTCTGGCCATTTTTCATCTCGTCATGGGCAGGGCCGGCGACAAGTGGGGCCGCAAGCGCGTCTGCCTGTGCGGCATGCTGCTGCTCACGTCCGCCGTCACGGCCACTGTTTTTTGCCCCGGCATCGAGACCGTCATCGGCCTGCGCTTTCTGCAGGGCATGGGGACGGCCACGGTCAATACCTGCGCGCTGACCATGATGGTCGCCTGTTCCCCGCCCAACCTGCGGGGGCGCATCTTCGGCCTCACCATGACCAGCGTTTATCTGGGCCTGGCTGTGGGCCCCGTGGTGGGCGGCTATATGGACACGACCTTTGGCTGGAGGAGCCTTTTCGGCGTCCTTGGGGGCGTCGGGGCGTTCTCCTGCATCGTCATGAGCGTCTTTGTCCGCCGCGAATGGAAGGAAAAGCCCGAGGCGCCCTATGACTGGGCGGGCCTCTGCCTTTTTGCCGGCGGCATGACGGCCTTCGTCATGGGGACCGTGGGACCCGTGCCTCCCGCCGTCGCCCCCTTCTGTGCGGGAGCCGGGCTGCTCGGCATCGTGCTGTTCGGCATGCACCAGACGCGGCTCACCTCGACGGAGCCCCTTCTCGACGTCAAACACCTGCTCCACAACAGGGTGTTCGTCCTGAGCAACATCGCCTCCCTGGCCATGTTCAGTTCCCTTTTCGCCATCACCTTCTTTTTCAGCCTGTATCTGCAATACGTCAAAGGCTACAGCGCCCGGGATGCGGGCTTCGTGCTGTTTGCCGAACCGCTGGCCCAGCTGGCGTTCACGGCCATCGCCGGTGTCATGGCCGACAAGCACGGCGCCGAGCGCATCGCCCTGATCGGCGCCGGGGTCGGTGCCGTCAGCCTGGGGCTGGGCACTTTTCTGGATGCCGGATCGGCCCTGTGGCAGCTGTACCTGATCCTCTGCCTCAACGGGCTGAGCATCGCCCTGTTCAGCGCCCCGAACACGGTCGTCATCATGGGATCGGTGGCGCCGCAGCACATGAGCCAGGCATCCGGGCTCGTCGGGACCGTCAGGACCATGGGCATGCTGTGCAGCATGATGATCGCCACGGGCCTCGTCCGCTGGCATATCGGCGACGCCCCCATCAGCAGCGGCAATATCCCCGACCTCCTCGCGGCCATGCATCAGGCTTTCTTCATGTTTGCCGCCATGTGCACGATCAGCATCCTTTGCTCTGTCGGACGAATGAAACGCTAA
- a CDS encoding glycyl-radical enzyme activating protein — MMFSEDTQVTGIVFNIQHYSVHDGPGIRSNIFLKGCPLACRWCSNPESRSPRPELAFKEGRCLGLGKCTRCLGACPHQAIRPSSDRKPVIDRTLCRDCAFQCAAACPPHAAIVYGEHRTVDSVLQEVEKQEIFFSTSGGGITLSGGEPLFQEKFALALLREARRRRLATAVETTGFMPWERLEQAVELLDTVIFDIKHIDPSEHRKGTGVDNGLILENFQRLVTRFPHKDILVRTPVIPGFNDTQEVLTAIAELVRPFPQVRYEPLPYHRLGTQKYTFIGKTCPMGDVRLDNEFSNRPCISCMTSLVSA; from the coding sequence ATGATGTTTTCTGAAGATACCCAAGTGACCGGCATCGTTTTCAACATCCAGCACTATTCCGTGCATGACGGCCCCGGCATCCGTTCCAATATCTTCCTGAAAGGCTGTCCCCTGGCCTGCCGCTGGTGCAGCAACCCCGAATCCCGGTCCCCCAGGCCGGAGCTGGCCTTCAAGGAGGGGCGCTGCCTCGGTCTGGGCAAATGCACCCGCTGCCTTGGGGCCTGCCCGCACCAGGCCATCCGCCCCAGCAGTGACAGGAAGCCCGTCATCGACCGGACGCTGTGCCGCGACTGTGCGTTCCAGTGTGCCGCGGCCTGTCCGCCGCATGCCGCCATCGTGTATGGTGAGCACCGCACCGTGGATTCCGTGCTCCAGGAAGTGGAAAAGCAGGAGATCTTCTTCAGCACCTCCGGCGGCGGCATCACCCTTTCTGGCGGCGAGCCCCTGTTCCAGGAAAAATTCGCTCTGGCCCTCCTGAGGGAAGCACGCCGCCGTCGTCTGGCCACAGCCGTGGAGACCACGGGCTTCATGCCGTGGGAGCGCCTGGAACAGGCCGTGGAGCTGCTGGATACGGTCATTTTCGACATCAAGCACATCGATCCCTCGGAACACCGGAAAGGCACCGGAGTGGACAACGGCCTCATCCTGGAGAATTTCCAGCGTCTGGTCACGCGCTTCCCCCACAAGGACATCCTGGTGCGGACGCCGGTCATCCCCGGGTTCAATGACACGCAGGAGGTGCTGACCGCCATAGCGGAACTGGTGCGTCCCTTCCCCCAGGTCCGCTATGAGCCCCTTCCGTACCATCGCCTCGGGACACAAAAGTACACCTTCATCGGCAAGACCTGTCCCATGGGGGATGTTCGTCTGGATAATGAATTTTCAAACAGGCCCTGCATAAGCTGCATGACATCCTTGGTGAGCGCCTGA
- a CDS encoding amidohydrolase family protein, protein MKFIDFRFRPCVKAVVDSILNNPVFGGFVAETGFGSGPAPTLAEEVELFKSLGGVKFVMNGRDCESVSKAASSNDGVLETMKAYPNEVIGFYGIDPYKGMDAIYAFKKAVLEDGFAGASIDGDICHLDVCSAKFYPLYTVCCELNVPVIMTTGPAPMRGVSMAHTSPVNVDRVAADFPDLRIVMSHAAWNYPHEALATVFRNENVYMDISDMTMNMWMDLYVPHINDRIADKVFFGSAHPFTHIAEAVEVMQGFGLTEEARRKVMYENAAAFLNIA, encoded by the coding sequence ATGAAATTCATCGATTTTCGTTTCCGTCCCTGCGTCAAGGCCGTTGTCGATTCCATCCTGAACAATCCCGTGTTCGGCGGCTTTGTGGCCGAGACCGGCTTTGGCAGCGGCCCCGCCCCGACCCTGGCCGAAGAAGTGGAGCTGTTCAAGAGCCTGGGCGGCGTCAAGTTCGTCATGAACGGCCGTGACTGCGAATCCGTCTCCAAGGCCGCTTCTTCCAACGACGGCGTCCTGGAGACCATGAAGGCCTACCCCAATGAAGTCATCGGCTTCTACGGCATCGATCCCTACAAGGGCATGGACGCCATCTATGCCTTCAAGAAGGCCGTGCTGGAAGACGGTTTTGCCGGCGCCTCCATCGATGGCGACATCTGCCACCTGGACGTGTGCTCGGCCAAGTTCTATCCGCTGTACACCGTCTGCTGCGAGCTCAACGTGCCGGTCATCATGACCACCGGCCCCGCTCCCATGCGCGGCGTCTCCATGGCCCACACCTCCCCCGTGAACGTGGACCGCGTCGCGGCCGATTTCCCGGATCTGCGCATCGTCATGAGCCACGCCGCCTGGAACTACCCCCACGAGGCCCTGGCCACCGTGTTCCGGAACGAGAACGTGTACATGGACATCTCGGACATGACCATGAACATGTGGATGGACCTGTACGTCCCCCACATCAACGACCGCATCGCCGACAAGGTCTTCTTCGGCAGTGCCCATCCCTTCACGCACATCGCTGAAGCGGTCGAGGTCATGCAGGGCTTCGGCCTGACCGAAGAGGCCCGCCGCAAGGTGATGTACGAAAACGCCGCTGCCTTCCTGAACATCGCCTAA